The Hemitrygon akajei unplaced genomic scaffold, sHemAka1.3 Scf000048, whole genome shotgun sequence genome contains a region encoding:
- the LOC140720877 gene encoding uncharacterized protein, which yields MSTRSSIKSLSKSSSSCDRGSRASSKATQARAKAEAAKVRARFAKEELEVKMKAAAREAENQKEAAAREAENQKEAAAREAENQKEAAAREAENQKEKAAREAENELERKRVEARLEALKLEREAAAAEVEAELIEDAEEMHDPKDGKSTSEKIGLERTRDYVQSQMEWKTLSSSPYLFDNVPLHEESWRGPTASRPSEEDNLPSQLRDEPRNARAHDKYFSTPNLPDLGRREAKTESRPANPITDVRPQSCTCGHVPSARTPPADESAARYFARRDLVTSGLYRFDDKPENYRAWYSTFTNAIDGFQLRATQELDLMAKWLGKESCEQVRRMRSVYINKPELALKKAWERLQEGYGAPEIIEAALCQRLGNFPKVSAKDHTKLREFGDLLMEIQGAKEDGHSAGLVYLDTPTGIRQLVDKLPFGLQDRWLSVASDYKEEHEGQFPPFEYFTRFVCKEAKKRNDPSLIGPGSSTIYTKPDKSTSNNSNITKPVSALKTEVLTTNNDSSKNCPLHNKPHPLKRCRTFREKPLEEKKALLEEKGICFRCCSSTSHCARECTIAVKCLECDSTNHDWAMHPGPSPQTDNAPSPPQQDGGEGEAHSRTTVVSSSCTEVCGQAQASRSCSKICLTKVYPKGAKDKAIKAYP from the coding sequence atgtcaacccgatccagcatcaagtcgttgtcaaagtcatcgtcatcctgcgataggggcagtagggcatcaagtaaggccacccaagcaagagcgaaagcagaagccgccaaggtgcgagcgcgctttgccaaagaagaattagaagtaaagatgaaagcggctgccagagaagccgaaaaccagaaggaagcggctgccagagaagccgaaaaccagaaggaagcggctgccagagaagccgaaaaccagaaggaagcggctgccagagaagccgaaaaccagaaggaaaaggctgccagagaagccgaaaacgaattggaaaggaaaagggtagaggcacggttagaagcgctgaagctagaacgagaagcagcagctgccgaggtggaagcagagttaatagaagacgccgaagaaatgcatgatccgaaggacggaaaatctacctcagaaaagatcggattggaacgtacaagggactatgtccaatctcaaatggaatggaagactctttcttcctctccttacttattcgataacgtcccacttcacgaggagtcttggagaggcccgacggcatcacgtccatccgaggaagataatttaccctcgcaactccgcgatgaacccaggaatgcaagggctcacgacaagtacttctcgacaccgaacttaccggatttggggagaagagaggcaaagactgagtccagaccagcaaatcccataacagatgtacgccctcagtcatgtacctgtggacatgttccctcagcccgcacgccacctgcagacgaatccgcagcacggtatttcgcacgacgggatctcgtcacttcaggactataccggtTTGACGATAAAcccgaaaattaccgtgcatggtactccactttcaccaacgctatcgacggattccagctcagagcaacccaggagttggatcttatggcaaaatggctgggaaaagaatcatgcgaacaggtgagacgcatgcgttcagtgtacatcaacaaacccgagctagcattgaagaaagcatgggagagacttcaggagggctacggagcccccgaaattattgaggcggcgctatgccaacgtttgggaaattttcctaaggtgtcagccaaggaccacaccaagctaagagaatttggagatttactcatggagattcaaggcgccaaagaagatggccactcagctggtctagtatacctagacactccaaccgggattagacaactcgtggacaaacttccatttgggctgcaggacaggtggttgtccgttgcctcagattacaaggaagaacacgaaggtcaattccctcccttcgagtatttcaccaggttcgtgtgcaaggaggcgaagaagcgaaacgatcctagcctcataggtccaggaagcagtacaatttacaccaagccagataaatccacttcgaataattccaacattactaaaccagtctcagcgcttaagactgaagtccttacaactaacaacgactctagcaagaattgtccattgcataacaaaccccaccccctcaaaagatgcagaacgtttagggaaaaaccccttgaagagaagaaggccctcctcgaggagaaaggaatatgctttagatgctgttcctcgacctctcactgtgcgagagagtgtacgatcgccgtgaagtgcctggaatgtgatagcactaatcacgactgggccatgcatcctggcccgtcaccgcaaaccgacaacgctccttcacccccacaacaggacggcggggagggagaagctcactccaggacaactgttgtcagctcgagctgtacggaagtttgcggtcaagctcaggcaagccgttcttgttcaaagatctgtctcactaaggtgtaccctaagggagccaaagacaaggccatcaaagcctac